A stretch of the Staphylococcus sp. NRL 16/872 genome encodes the following:
- the rho gene encoding transcription termination factor Rho, giving the protein MPERERTSPQYESFHELYKNYTTKELTQKAKSLKLTNYSKLNKSELVLAIMEAQMEKDGNYYMEGVLDDIQPDGYGFLRTVNYSKGEKDIYISASQIRRFEIKRGDKVTGKVRKPKDNEKYYGLLQVDFVNDENAEVVKKRPHFQALTPLYPEERIILETSPQNYSTRIMDLVTPIGLGQRGLIVAPPKAGKTSLLKEIANAISTNKPEAKLFILLVGERPEEVTDIERSVESAEVVHSTFDEPPEHHVKVAELLLERAKRLVEIGQDVIILMDSITRLARAYNLVIPPSGRTLSGGLDPASLHKPKAFFGAARNIEAGGSLTILATALVETGSRMDDMIYEEFKGTGNMELHLDRKLSERRIFPAIDIGRSSTRKEELLISKSELDSLWQLRNMFTDSTDFTERFIRKLKKSKNNKEFFQQLQKAAEESTKTGKPII; this is encoded by the coding sequence ATGCCTGAAAGAGAACGTACATCACCACAATATGAATCTTTTCATGAATTATATAAGAACTACACAACTAAAGAATTAACGCAAAAAGCAAAATCTTTAAAACTCACTAATTATAGTAAATTGAATAAAAGTGAATTAGTCTTAGCCATCATGGAAGCGCAAATGGAAAAGGATGGCAATTACTACATGGAAGGTGTATTAGATGATATTCAACCGGATGGTTATGGGTTCTTAAGAACAGTAAACTATTCTAAAGGTGAAAAAGATATTTACATCTCAGCAAGTCAAATTCGACGTTTTGAAATTAAACGAGGCGACAAAGTTACCGGTAAGGTACGTAAGCCTAAAGATAATGAAAAATATTATGGCTTATTACAAGTAGACTTTGTGAATGATGAAAATGCAGAAGTAGTCAAAAAACGTCCTCACTTCCAAGCTTTAACACCTCTTTATCCTGAGGAAAGAATTATTTTAGAAACAAGTCCTCAAAACTACTCAACGCGTATTATGGATTTAGTTACCCCAATCGGTTTAGGTCAACGTGGACTTATCGTAGCTCCTCCAAAAGCTGGTAAAACTTCATTACTTAAAGAAATCGCCAATGCAATTAGCACAAATAAACCTGAAGCAAAATTATTTATTTTATTAGTTGGCGAGCGACCAGAAGAAGTAACTGATATCGAACGCTCAGTTGAATCTGCAGAAGTTGTACATTCAACATTTGACGAACCACCTGAACACCACGTAAAAGTAGCAGAACTATTACTTGAAAGAGCGAAACGATTAGTTGAGATTGGACAAGATGTGATTATCTTAATGGATTCTATTACAAGATTAGCACGTGCATATAACTTAGTTATTCCTCCAAGTGGTAGAACGTTATCTGGTGGTTTAGATCCAGCTTCATTACACAAACCTAAGGCTTTCTTTGGGGCAGCGCGTAATATTGAAGCAGGTGGAAGTCTTACCATTCTTGCGACTGCGTTAGTTGAAACAGGTTCACGTATGGATGATATGATTTATGAAGAGTTCAAAGGAACAGGAAATATGGAGTTACATTTAGATCGTAAATTATCTGAACGACGCATATTCCCAGCAATTGATATAGGCAGAAGTTCGACACGTAAAGAAGAATTATTGATTAGTAAATCTGAATTAGATTCATTATGGCAACTTAGAAATATGTTTACAGATTCTACAGACTTTACTGAACGATTCATTAGAAAATTAAAAAAATCTAAAAATAATAAAGAGTTTTTCCAACAATTACAAAAAGCAGCCGAAGAAAGCACAAAAACGGGTAAACCAATAATTTAA
- a CDS encoding type B 50S ribosomal protein L31, whose translation MRQGIHPDYHKVIFLDTTTNFKFLSGSTKTSSETMEWEDGNEYPVIRLDVSSDSHPFYTGRQKFAAADGRVERFNKKFGLKSNNN comes from the coding sequence ATGAGACAAGGAATTCATCCTGATTACCACAAAGTTATCTTTTTAGATACTACAACAAACTTTAAATTCTTAAGTGGTTCTACAAAAACATCTTCAGAAACTATGGAATGGGAAGATGGAAACGAATACCCAGTTATTCGTTTAGACGTATCTTCTGATTCACATCCATTCTACACTGGACGTCAAAAATTCGCTGCTGCGGATGGTCGTGTGGAACGTTTCAACAAAAAGTTTGGTCTCAAATCAAACAACAACTAA
- a CDS encoding thymidine kinase — protein MYETYHSGWIECITGSMFSGKSEELIRRLRRGLYAKQKVVVFKPAIDNRYHDEKVVSHDGNELEAINITTARDILLQDLSHVDVIGIDEIQFFDKEIVNIVEKLAEAGHRVVVAGLDMDFRGEPFEPMPQIMAVSEQVTKLQAVCAVCGSSSSRTQRLINGQPAKIDDPIILVGANESYEPRCRAHHIVAPSNNDKEEM, from the coding sequence ATGTATGAAACTTACCATTCTGGTTGGATTGAATGCATTACTGGAAGTATGTTTAGCGGCAAATCGGAAGAACTAATTCGCCGATTGCGTCGAGGTCTTTATGCTAAACAAAAAGTAGTAGTGTTTAAACCGGCAATAGATAATCGTTACCATGATGAAAAAGTTGTATCGCATGATGGAAACGAATTAGAAGCCATTAATATTACCACAGCACGAGATATTTTATTACAAGATTTATCACATGTAGATGTGATTGGTATAGATGAAATTCAATTCTTTGATAAAGAAATTGTTAATATTGTTGAAAAACTTGCTGAAGCTGGCCATAGAGTTGTCGTTGCTGGGTTGGATATGGACTTTCGTGGAGAACCATTTGAACCCATGCCACAAATTATGGCAGTAAGTGAACAAGTAACTAAATTGCAAGCAGTATGTGCTGTTTGTGGTTCTTCTTCAAGTAGAACCCAACGATTAATCAATGGACAACCAGCTAAAATAGATGATCCTATTATTTTAGTCGGAGCGAATGAAAGCTATGAACCAAGATGTAGAGCACATCATATTGTTGCACCGAGTAATAATGACAAGGAGGAAATGTAG
- the prfA gene encoding peptide chain release factor 1, giving the protein MFDQLDIVEERYEQLNEMLSDPEVVNDSDKLRKYSKEQADLQKTVDVYRDYKSKKEEIAEIDEMLNETDDKEEIDMLKEESASLKSVIPELEEQLKFLLIPKDPNDEKDVIVEIRAAAGGDEAAIFAGDLLRMYTKYAESQNFKTEIVEAAESDHGGYKEISFSVSGSGAYSKLKFENGAHRVQRVPETESGGRIHTSTATVAVLPEVEDVEIEIRNEDLKIDTYRSSGAGGQHVNTTDSAVRITHLPTGVIATSSEKSQIQNREKALKVLKARLYDMKLQEEQQKYAAQRKSAVGTGDRSERVRTYNYPQSRVTDHRIGLTLQKLDQIMEGKLDEIIDALTLSEQTEKLKELNNGEL; this is encoded by the coding sequence GTGTTTGATCAATTAGATATTGTTGAAGAAAGATATGAACAATTAAATGAAATGTTAAGTGATCCTGAGGTTGTAAATGACTCAGATAAATTACGTAAATATTCTAAAGAACAAGCTGATTTACAAAAAACGGTAGATGTCTATAGAGATTATAAAAGTAAAAAAGAAGAAATTGCTGAAATCGATGAAATGTTAAATGAAACGGATGATAAAGAAGAAATTGATATGTTAAAAGAGGAAAGCGCTAGCCTTAAAAGCGTAATTCCTGAATTAGAAGAACAACTTAAATTCTTACTTATCCCTAAAGATCCTAATGACGAGAAAGATGTTATCGTTGAAATTAGAGCAGCAGCAGGTGGAGATGAAGCTGCAATTTTTGCTGGTGATTTATTAAGAATGTATACAAAATATGCAGAGTCTCAAAACTTCAAAACTGAAATTGTAGAAGCAGCTGAAAGTGACCATGGTGGTTATAAAGAAATCAGTTTCTCAGTTTCAGGTAGTGGCGCATATAGTAAATTAAAATTTGAAAATGGTGCACACCGTGTGCAACGCGTACCTGAAACAGAATCAGGTGGCCGTATTCATACCTCAACTGCTACAGTAGCGGTATTACCAGAAGTTGAAGACGTTGAAATTGAAATTCGTAATGAAGATTTAAAAATTGATACGTACCGTTCTAGTGGCGCTGGTGGGCAGCACGTCAATACTACAGATTCAGCCGTACGTATTACTCACTTACCAACAGGTGTGATTGCTACTTCTTCTGAAAAATCTCAAATTCAAAACCGTGAAAAAGCATTAAAAGTGTTAAAAGCACGTTTATATGATATGAAATTACAAGAAGAACAACAAAAATATGCTGCACAACGTAAATCAGCTGTCGGTACAGGTGATCGCTCTGAACGTGTTAGAACTTACAATTACCCCCAAAGTCGTGTTACAGACCACCGTATTGGTTTGACATTACAAAAATTAGATCAAATCATGGAAGGTAAATTAGACGAGATTATCGATGCACTTACACTTTCTGAACAAACTGAAAAACTGAAAGAATTAAATAATGGCGAGCTTTAA
- the prmC gene encoding peptide chain release factor N(5)-glutamine methyltransferase gives MASFKDKLTEAIQLAKNKGFEQSRAEWLMLDLFGWSRTDYLMHMYDEMSEAEEAKFSLAVERMLLGEPIQYIVGFQMFYGLQFQVNSHCLIPRPETEEVMLHFLERVKEEATVVDIGTGSGALAVSLKKLNPKLNVIATDVVQETLDLAKDNAYHHDADIEFLHGDALKPLIKNNIKVDGLISNPPYIDYEEVNSMADTVVKYEPHVALFAKNKGYAIYESILNELPKVLNEDAYVTFEIGYNQSEILKGLILNKYPNLSVNVIKDINGIDRIVSFEWKYVMR, from the coding sequence ATGGCGAGCTTTAAGGATAAGTTAACTGAAGCCATTCAATTAGCAAAAAATAAAGGATTTGAACAATCTCGCGCAGAATGGTTAATGCTTGATTTATTTGGTTGGTCTAGAACGGATTATCTCATGCATATGTATGATGAGATGAGTGAAGCTGAAGAAGCTAAATTTTCCTTAGCTGTAGAGCGTATGCTACTAGGAGAGCCTATTCAATATATTGTAGGCTTTCAAATGTTCTATGGTCTTCAGTTTCAAGTGAATTCACATTGTCTTATTCCTCGCCCAGAAACTGAAGAAGTAATGCTTCATTTCTTGGAACGTGTGAAAGAGGAAGCTACAGTTGTAGACATTGGAACAGGAAGTGGCGCACTTGCTGTATCACTTAAAAAATTAAATCCTAAATTGAATGTGATAGCGACAGATGTGGTTCAAGAAACCCTAGATTTAGCTAAGGATAATGCCTATCATCATGACGCCGACATTGAATTTCTGCATGGGGATGCTTTAAAACCACTTATCAAAAATAATATTAAAGTAGATGGTTTAATATCAAATCCACCTTATATTGATTATGAAGAGGTTAATAGTATGGCAGATACCGTTGTGAAATATGAACCTCATGTTGCCTTATTTGCGAAAAATAAAGGCTATGCCATATATGAATCTATATTAAATGAATTGCCAAAAGTTCTTAATGAAGATGCATATGTTACATTTGAAATAGGGTATAATCAAAGCGAGATATTAAAAGGATTAATTTTAAATAAATATCCAAATTTATCAGTTAATGTCATTAAAGATATTAATGGAATAGATAGAATCGTGTCATTTGAATGGAAATATGTGATGAGGTGA
- a CDS encoding L-threonylcarbamoyladenylate synthase: protein MESKIWDMRNYSEEPLSFPELNEIKTIFEQGGLIAIPTETVYGLGANAKDEEAVSNIYKAKGRPSDNPLIVHIHSLEQLNDFVAHVPDEAQLLMNAFWPGPISFILPLKKGYLCDNVSGGLDSIAVRMPSHTIGRAILQYVDLPIAAPSANLSGRPSPTTFQHVYHDLNGKIDGIVNGDQSEEGLESTVLDCTQYPFRIARPGAITQTMLNGVLPDSVEHFNFNNVEKPIAPGMKYKHYSPETPVTMLKDLTHPILNHKDWTNVAFILPESLKSFVPDGSWFIPLCQDESDIKGANHNLYAILHDIDKNELINEAYIYAFENAEAAEAVMNRMSKATANRVIRGEEL, encoded by the coding sequence ATGGAAAGTAAAATATGGGATATGCGCAACTATAGTGAAGAGCCACTATCATTTCCTGAGTTAAATGAAATAAAAACAATATTTGAACAAGGCGGTTTAATTGCGATTCCTACTGAAACTGTATATGGTCTTGGTGCAAATGCAAAAGATGAAGAAGCGGTTTCTAATATTTATAAAGCCAAAGGACGTCCCTCTGACAACCCTTTAATCGTGCATATTCATAGTCTAGAACAATTAAATGACTTTGTTGCTCATGTACCTGATGAAGCCCAATTATTAATGAATGCCTTTTGGCCTGGTCCTATTTCATTTATTTTACCGCTGAAAAAAGGTTACCTATGTGATAATGTGAGCGGTGGTCTAGATTCAATCGCAGTGCGTATGCCGAGTCATACAATAGGACGCGCTATTTTACAATATGTAGATTTACCTATAGCTGCACCAAGTGCAAATTTAAGTGGTCGTCCATCACCTACAACATTTCAACATGTCTATCACGATTTAAATGGTAAAATTGACGGCATAGTTAATGGGGATCAAAGTGAAGAAGGCTTAGAAAGTACTGTGCTTGATTGTACGCAATATCCCTTTAGAATCGCTCGTCCAGGTGCTATTACTCAAACTATGTTAAATGGAGTGCTTCCCGATAGTGTCGAGCATTTTAATTTTAATAACGTTGAAAAACCGATTGCTCCGGGTATGAAATATAAACATTATTCACCAGAAACGCCTGTCACTATGTTGAAAGATTTAACGCATCCTATTTTAAACCATAAAGATTGGACAAATGTTGCTTTCATTTTGCCAGAAAGTTTAAAATCTTTCGTTCCCGATGGTTCATGGTTTATCCCTTTATGTCAGGATGAAAGTGATATTAAAGGTGCAAATCATAATTTATATGCTATTTTGCATGATATTGATAAGAATGAACTGATTAATGAAGCATATATTTATGCTTTTGAAAATGCAGAAGCCGCAGAAGCCGTAATGAATAGAATGTCAAAAGCAACTGCTAATCGTGTCATTAGAGGTGAAGAGTTATGA
- a CDS encoding low molecular weight protein arginine phosphatase has translation MKITFVCTGNTCRSPIAESIAKSLLPNDTIESRGLFAINGQAVTPESLEVILEHDLPEPTLAQQFDESDLTSDLILTMTQSHKTQLINVYGENIHIYTLSEYVGEQADVDDPFGGSIDTYRDTFNQLYSLIHKLQGFS, from the coding sequence ATGAAAATAACATTTGTATGTACTGGTAATACGTGTCGTAGTCCTATTGCAGAAAGCATAGCTAAATCATTGCTTCCAAACGATACAATTGAATCGAGAGGGTTATTTGCGATAAATGGCCAAGCCGTGACACCAGAGTCTTTAGAAGTTATCTTAGAACATGATTTACCAGAGCCTACATTAGCCCAGCAATTTGATGAAAGCGACCTTACAAGTGATTTAATTTTAACAATGACTCAATCACATAAAACGCAACTAATCAATGTGTATGGTGAAAATATTCATATATATACTTTAAGTGAATACGTTGGAGAACAAGCAGATGTGGATGACCCATTTGGAGGTAGTATTGATACGTATCGAGATACGTTTAATCAACTTTATAGTCTAATCCATAAATTGCAAGGCTTTTCATAA
- a CDS encoding TIGR01440 family protein: MEELTTLLDELKAQSFFKEGEICIIGCSTSEVIGEKIGSVGSMDVAKDIFTTLEKVQQETGVSFAFQGCEHINRAVTIEREQFNPLTMEEVTVVPDVHAGGSLATYAYQHMKDPVVVEHITVPKGIDIGQTLIGMHIKHVCVPIRTSVKQVGDAIVTIATSRPKKIGGERAKYE, from the coding sequence ATGGAAGAACTTACGACTTTATTAGATGAATTGAAAGCACAATCATTCTTTAAAGAAGGTGAAATATGCATTATTGGCTGTTCAACATCTGAAGTTATTGGAGAAAAAATAGGTTCTGTAGGTTCAATGGACGTAGCTAAAGATATATTCACTACCTTAGAAAAGGTACAACAAGAAACAGGTGTATCATTCGCATTTCAAGGTTGTGAACATATTAATAGAGCAGTCACAATTGAAAGAGAACAGTTTAATCCTTTAACAATGGAAGAAGTGACAGTTGTACCAGATGTTCATGCAGGTGGGAGTCTAGCAACATATGCCTATCAACATATGAAAGATCCTGTAGTTGTAGAGCATATTACTGTTCCTAAAGGTATCGATATTGGACAAACATTAATTGGAATGCATATTAAACATGTTTGTGTACCGATTAGAACTAGTGTTAAACAAGTTGGCGATGCAATAGTAACGATTGCCACTTCAAGACCTAAAAAAATCGGTGGTGAACGAGCTAAATACGAATAG
- the glyA gene encoding serine hydroxymethyltransferase: MSYIQNQDKAVYEAIQNEYNRQNNNIELIASENFVSEAVMEAQGSVMTNKYAEGYPGRRYYGGCDYVDVTETIAIERVKALFGAEHANVQPHSGSQANMAVYLVALEMGDTVLGMNLSHGGHLTHGSPVNFSGKFYNFVDYEVDKETERIDFEAVRKLALEHKPKLIVAGTSAYSRELDFKKFKEIADEVGAKLMVDMAHIAGLVAAGLHPNPVEYADFVTSTTHKTLRGPRGGLILCKEEFKKDIDKTIFPGIQGGPLEHVIAAKAVAFGEALEPEFKAYQEQVVKNAKVLAETLQEEGFRIVSGGTDNHLLAVDVKNSVNVTGKEAESTLDSIGITCNKNTIPFDQEKPFVTSGIRLGTPAATTRGFDEEAFKEVGKIISLALKNPKDQTKLKEASERVSKLTAKYPLYE, translated from the coding sequence ATGTCATATATCCAAAATCAAGATAAAGCTGTCTATGAAGCGATACAAAATGAATATAATAGACAAAATAATAACATCGAACTAATTGCATCTGAGAATTTCGTCTCTGAAGCAGTTATGGAAGCTCAAGGTTCTGTAATGACGAATAAATATGCTGAAGGTTATCCTGGTCGACGTTATTATGGTGGATGCGATTATGTAGATGTAACAGAAACAATCGCTATCGAACGTGTAAAAGCGTTGTTTGGCGCTGAACATGCCAATGTTCAACCTCATTCTGGTTCACAAGCTAACATGGCTGTTTATTTAGTAGCACTTGAAATGGGTGATACTGTATTAGGAATGAATTTAAGCCATGGTGGCCATTTAACACATGGTTCTCCTGTTAACTTTAGTGGTAAATTTTATAATTTTGTAGATTATGAAGTGGATAAAGAAACAGAGAGAATTGACTTTGAGGCAGTTCGCAAATTAGCACTTGAACATAAACCTAAATTAATTGTGGCTGGTACTTCTGCATATTCAAGAGAACTTGATTTTAAAAAGTTCAAAGAAATTGCTGACGAAGTAGGCGCAAAATTAATGGTAGATATGGCGCATATTGCTGGTTTAGTAGCAGCAGGTTTACATCCTAACCCAGTAGAGTATGCAGATTTCGTTACAAGTACAACTCATAAAACTTTGAGAGGGCCACGCGGTGGATTAATCCTTTGCAAAGAAGAGTTTAAAAAAGATATAGACAAAACAATCTTCCCTGGTATCCAAGGCGGTCCATTAGAACACGTGATTGCTGCTAAAGCCGTTGCTTTTGGCGAAGCATTAGAACCAGAATTTAAAGCATACCAAGAACAAGTAGTTAAAAATGCTAAAGTATTAGCAGAAACGCTACAAGAAGAAGGCTTTAGAATTGTTTCTGGTGGCACAGATAATCATTTATTAGCAGTTGACGTTAAAAACTCAGTGAATGTTACAGGTAAAGAAGCTGAATCTACATTAGATTCAATCGGTATTACTTGTAATAAAAACACTATTCCTTTTGACCAGGAAAAACCATTCGTTACAAGTGGTATTCGCTTAGGTACACCAGCTGCCACTACTAGAGGCTTTGATGAAGAAGCATTTAAAGAAGTAGGGAAAATTATTAGCTTAGCGCTAAAAAATCCTAAAGATCAAACTAAATTAAAAGAAGCAAGTGAAAGAGTAAGTAAATTAACAGCTAAGTATCCACTATATGAGTAA
- the upp gene encoding uracil phosphoribosyltransferase, which produces MSKVHVFDHPLIQHKLSYIRDMNTGTKEFRELVDEVGMLMAYEVTRDLELQDVEIQTPVTKMTAKRLAGKKLAIVPILRAGLGMTDGVLSLVPAARVGHIGLYRDPETLKAVEYFVKLPQDIDERQIIVVDPMLATGASAIEAINSLKNRGAKNIRFMCLIAAPEGVKKMQEAHDDVDIYIAALDEKLNDKAYITPGLGDAGDRLFGTK; this is translated from the coding sequence ATGAGTAAAGTACATGTATTTGATCACCCTTTAATTCAACACAAATTAAGTTATATCCGTGATATGAATACGGGAACAAAAGAATTTAGAGAGCTTGTTGATGAAGTAGGTATGTTAATGGCATATGAAGTAACAAGAGATTTAGAGCTTCAAGATGTCGAAATTCAAACACCTGTTACTAAAATGACAGCTAAAAGATTAGCAGGTAAAAAATTAGCTATTGTACCTATTTTAAGAGCAGGTTTAGGAATGACAGATGGTGTATTAAGCTTAGTTCCAGCAGCACGTGTAGGTCATATCGGATTATATCGTGACCCTGAAACATTAAAAGCTGTAGAATATTTCGTGAAATTACCACAAGATATTGATGAAAGACAAATTATCGTTGTAGATCCTATGTTAGCAACAGGTGCATCTGCAATCGAAGCGATTAATTCATTGAAAAACCGTGGTGCTAAAAATATCAGATTTATGTGTTTAATTGCAGCTCCTGAAGGTGTTAAAAAAATGCAAGAGGCGCATGATGACGTGGATATTTATATAGCTGCTTTAGATGAAAAATTAAACGATAAAGCATATATCACGCCTGGTTTAGGCGATGCCGGAGATAGACTATTTGGTACTAAATAA
- the wecB gene encoding UDP-N-acetylglucosamine 2-epimerase (non-hydrolyzing), translating into MKKIMTVFGTRPEAIKMAPLVKALENDDELEPMIVVTAQHREMLDSVLKTFNIQPHYDLNIMKENQTLSEITSSAMIQLENIIKDEQPDMVLVHGDTTTTFSGALAAFYNQTAVGHVEAGLRTGDKYAPFPEEINRQMVSNIADLHFAPTINAAENLIKEQKDSDSIIVTGNTAIDTLNLTIKNDYTSDVLNKHKNKKIILLTMHRRENIGVPMENVFAAINKIISEYDDVVVVYPQHLNPKVRDLSSKYFSDQTRVERIEPLDVIDFHNFANKAHFILTDSGGVQEEAPSLNKPVLVLRDVTERPEGVAAGTLKVIGTEADNVYSEIKTLLDDSATYKNMASTQNPYGDGLASIRICESIKYYFGLTI; encoded by the coding sequence ATGAAAAAAATTATGACAGTCTTTGGTACAAGACCAGAAGCAATTAAAATGGCACCCTTAGTTAAAGCACTTGAAAATGACGACGAATTAGAGCCAATGATTGTTGTAACTGCTCAACATCGAGAAATGTTAGATTCAGTTTTAAAAACATTTAATATCCAACCACATTATGATTTAAATATCATGAAAGAAAATCAAACATTATCTGAAATTACGTCTAGCGCTATGATACAACTTGAAAATATCATTAAAGACGAACAACCAGATATGGTCCTTGTGCATGGAGATACTACTACTACATTTTCAGGTGCTTTAGCTGCTTTTTATAATCAAACAGCTGTAGGGCATGTAGAAGCAGGATTAAGAACTGGCGATAAATATGCGCCGTTTCCTGAAGAAATCAATCGACAAATGGTAAGTAATATTGCCGACTTACATTTTGCACCTACTATAAATGCAGCTGAAAATTTAATCAAAGAGCAAAAAGACAGCGATTCTATCATTGTAACTGGTAATACAGCAATTGATACGTTGAATCTTACGATTAAAAATGACTACACGTCAGATGTTTTAAATAAGCATAAAAATAAAAAAATAATTTTATTAACCATGCATCGTAGAGAAAATATTGGTGTTCCTATGGAAAATGTTTTCGCAGCCATTAATAAAATTATTAGTGAGTATGACGATGTAGTGGTAGTTTATCCTCAGCACTTGAATCCTAAAGTGAGAGATTTATCAAGTAAATATTTTAGTGACCAAACGCGAGTGGAAAGAATAGAGCCATTAGATGTCATAGATTTCCACAACTTTGCTAATAAGGCACATTTCATATTAACGGATTCTGGCGGAGTTCAAGAAGAAGCGCCTTCGTTAAATAAACCTGTCTTAGTATTAAGAGATGTTACAGAACGACCAGAAGGTGTGGCGGCTGGAACATTAAAAGTGATAGGCACAGAAGCGGATAATGTTTATTCAGAAATAAAAACATTATTAGATGATTCAGCAACTTATAAAAATATGGCATCAACTCAAAATCCATATGGAGATG